From a single Miscanthus floridulus cultivar M001 chromosome 8, ASM1932011v1, whole genome shotgun sequence genomic region:
- the LOC136472277 gene encoding U-box domain-containing protein 8-like — MEAWPDDFLCPITLEVMTDPVILPSGHTFERRSIQQWLDGGHLTCPVTNLPLPPCPPLIPNHALRRLIAAVSPSAAAVPVPTEGGAHARQEAVPVRSASPVPALLRLAKSGAAGRREVLESGNAAVLLRHAEAGDEAAARALLHLSLDGDDTRVGLVADGAVDALSAAVSRGGAAAASAATALTSLATVDVNKCTIGAHQSAIPALAGLLRRGGPRERREAATALFELCKLPENRRRAVREGAAPALADFAADGSARAVEVLGLLARCREGRQELCRIPGVVSVLTGVAKSGNARAIEQALLVLNWICSESNELALEAIKLQAFDLCEALVNDDNCKIAKNAVELVRTLEKA; from the coding sequence ATGGAGGCGTGGCCGGACGATTTCCTATGCCCCATCACGCTGGAGGTCATGACGGACCCCGTCATCCTCCCCTCCGGCCACACCTTCGAGCGCCGCAGCATCCAGCAGTGGCTCGACGGGGGTCACCTCACCTGCCCCGTCACCAACCTCCCGCTGCCGCCCTGCCCGCCGCTCATCCCCAACCACGCGCTGCGCCGCCTCATAGCCGCCGTCTCGCCTTCCGCGGCGGCGGTTCCCGTCCCTACGGAGGGAGGGGCGCACGCGAGGCAAGAAGCGGTGCCGGTTCGGTCCGCATCACCTGTTCCGGCGCTGCTGAGGCTGGCCAAGTCCGGCGCCGCGGGGCGGAGGGAGGTGCTGGAGTCCGGCAACGCGGCGGTGCTGCTGCGGCACGCGGAGGCCGGGGACGAGGCGGCGGCCAGGGCGCTCCTGCACCTCAGCCTGGACGGCGACGACACCCGCGTCGGGCTCGTGGCGGACGGCGCCGTGGACGCGCTCTCCGCCGCGGTGTCCCGCGGCGGCGCGGCCGCGGCGTCCGCGGCCACGGCGCTCACCAGCCTCGCCACCGTGGACGTCAACAAGTGCACCATCGGGGCGCACCAGTCCGCCATCCCGGCGCTGGCGGGGCTCCTCCGCCGCGGCGGCCCGCGGGAGCGCCGCGAGGCCGCCACGGCGCTCTTCGAGCTCTGCAAGCTACCGGAGAACCGCCGCCGCGCGGTGCGCGAGGGCGCCGCGCCCGCGCTCGCGGACTTCGCCGCCGACGGCTCCGCGCGCGCCGTCGAGGTGCTCGGCCTCCTCGCCAGGTGCCGGGAGGGGCGCCAGGAGCTGTGCAGGATCCCCGGCGTCGTCTCCGTGCTCACGGGCGTCGCCAAGAGCGGCAACGCCCGTGCAATCGAGCAGGCCCTGCTCGTCCTCAACTGGATTTGTTCCGAGAGCAACGAACTGGCATTGGAAGCAATCAAGCTGCAAGCTTTCGACCTCTGTGAGGCTCTGGTGAACGACGACAACTGCAAGATCGCCAAGAACGCGGTCGAACTGGTCCGGACGCTCGAGAAAGCGTAG